The proteins below come from a single Ictidomys tridecemlineatus isolate mIctTri1 chromosome 8, mIctTri1.hap1, whole genome shotgun sequence genomic window:
- the Foxo3 gene encoding forkhead box protein O3 isoform X2 has translation MRVQNEGTGKSSWWIINPDGGKSGKAPRRRAVSMDNSNKYTKSRGRAAKKKAALQTAPESADDSPSQLSKWPGSPTSRSSDELDAWTDFRSRTNSNASTVSGRLSPILASTELDDVQDDDAPLSPMLYSSSASLSPSVSKPCTVELPRLTDMAGTMNLNDGLADNLMDDLLDNITLPSSQPSPTGGLMQRSSSFPYTAKGSGLGSPTSSYNSTVFGPSSLNSLRQSPMQTIQENKPATFSSMSHYGNQTLQDLLTSDSLSHSDVMMTQSDPLMSQASTAVSAQNSRRNVMLRNDPMMSFAAQPNQGSLVNQNLLHHQHQTQGALGGSRALSNSISNMGLSDSSSLGSAKHQQQSPVSQSMQTLSDSLSGSSLYSTSANLPVMGHEKFPSDLDLDMFNGSLECDMESIIRSELMDADGLDFNFDSLISTQNVVGLNVGNFTGAKQASSQSWVPG, from the coding sequence ATGCGAGTCCAGAATGAGGGGACTGGCAAGAGCTCTTGGTGGATCATCAACCCCGATGGAGGGAAGAGTGGGAAGGCCCCCCGTCGGCGGGCTGTCTCCATGGACAACAGCAACAAGTACACCAAGAGCCGTGGCCGTGCAGCCAAGAAGAAGGCAGCCCTGCAGACTGCCCCGGAGTCGGCAGACGACAGTCCTTCCCAGCTCTCCAAGTGGCCTGGCAGCCCCACATCACGCAGCAGTGATGAGCTGGATGCATGGACAGACTTCCGCTCACGCACCAATTCCAATGCCAGCACAGTCAGCGGCCGCCTGTCACCCATCCTAGCAAGCACAGAGTTGGATGACGTCCAGGATGATGACGCGCCGCTCTCCCCCATGCTCTACAGCAGCTCAGCCAGCCTGTCACCCTCTGTGAGCAAGCCATGCACTGTGGAGCTGCCACGGCTGACTGACATGGCGGGCACCATGAATCTGAATGACGGGCTGGCTGACAACCTCATGGACGACCTGCTGGATAACATCACACTCCCATCGTCCCAGCCATCGCCCACCGGAGGGCTCATGCAGCGGAGCTCTAGCTTCCCCTACACCGCCAAGGGCTCCGGCCTGGGCTCTCCAACCAGCTCCTATAATAGCACGGTGTTCGGACCGTCATCTCTGAACTCCCTGCGCCAGTCTCCCATGCAGACCATCCAAGAGAACAAGCCAGCCACCTTTTCTTCCATGTCACACTATGGCAACCAGACACTCCAAGACTTGCTCACTTCAGACTCACTCAGCCACAGCGATGTCATGATGACCCAGTCGGACCCTTTGATGTCTCAGGCCAGCACCGCTGTGTCCGCCCAGAACTCCCGTCGCAACGTGATGCTTCGCAATGACCCAATGATGTCCTTCGCCGCCCAGCCTAACCAGGGGAGTTTGGTCAATCAGAACTTGCTCCACCACCAGCACCAAACCCAGGGCGCTCTCGGTGGCAGCCGTGCCTTGTCGAATTCCATCAGCAACATGGGCTTGAGTGACTCGAGCAGCCTTGGGTCAGCCAAACACCAGCAGCAGTCTCCCGTCAGCCAGTCTATGCAAACCCTCTCGGACTCTCTCTCAGGCTCCTCCTTGTACTCAACTAGTGCAAACCTTCCTGTCATGGGCCATGAGAAGTTCCCCAGCGACTTGGACCTGGACATGTTCAATGGGAGCTTGGAATGTGACATGGAGTCCATCATCCGTAGTGAACTCATGGATGCTGATGGGTTGGATTTTAACTTTGATTCCCTCATCTCCACACAGAACGTTGTTGGTTTGAACGTGGGGAACTTCACTGGTGCTAAGCAGGCCTCATCTCAGAGCTGGGTGCCGGGCTGA